A window of Pseudomonas denitrificans (nom. rej.) genomic DNA:
TACCTGGCAGCAAGTAACTCTGCCACTGGCATTCCCCACCGGTAGCGCCTTCGTCGTCTATGCCACTCCGGCTGCTGGCGGCGCCCGCTGCGGCGCATCAGGCGTGAGCACCACAACGGTTCAAGTCATCTCTGACGTTGCTGGCAGCACCGTCTACTGGCTGGCAATTGGGCGATAAGGAGAAGCACATGTTCTATTCAGCATCAGCGGGCGGTTTTTACTCTCAGGGGATCCACGGGGACGCTATCCCGGACGACGCCATTGCGATAAGCGAAGAGCTTCACGCGAGGTTACTGGAGGGCCAGCAAAACGGGCAGAGAATCGCAGCAGGCGAAGACGGCATGCCCATGCTGGTGGATCGTCCGGGGCCAGACATGAAATCCATCATCGCCGACCGCCGATACCTTGCTGAAACCGCCGGCATCGTCGTCAACGGCATGCCCTTGGATACGGGCCGCGACAGCCAGGCCCTGGTCACCGGCGCCGCGCTGGCGGCTGTGATCGACTCGGCTTACAGCTGCCAGTGGAAGACGGCCGGCGGCTTCATTGACCTGGACGCTCAGCAAATCATCGCCATCGCCAGTGCCATGCGCGCCCATGTGCAGGCCTGTTTCGACCGTGAGGCCGAACTGCTCGATGCCGTCGCCGCCGGCACCTACTCTGCCGAGCAGCTCGACCAGGGCTGGCCGGCGTGAGCCGCTTCGTGACCGCCCTGCAGGTTGAACTGCAAGGCGACCGCAAGACCTGGAAGCTGCTGAGCGAGTTCGTCTACGAGGACACCGAGCACGGGCGCATTGTCGTCGCCCGCGGCTTTGAAACGGACTTCGCCAGCGTCCCGCGTATCCCCGTCGTCTTCGACCTGGTCGGCGCCTACGGCCACGCCGCCGCCACCCTGCACGACTGGCTGTACTCCAGCGGACTGGTGCCGCGTAAGAGCGCAGACCGCATTTTCCGCGAGGCGCTACGCGCGACCGGCATCGCCCGGTGGCGCGCCTGGCTGATGTGGGCAGGCGTGCGTTTCGGCGGTTCCTCGCACTACCGCCACCCCGATTCCTTCTGATCCTGGGCGCCGCGCGCTGTAGCGCGGCTTCCCACAACCCCCGCCCCTCGCTGCTCTTGCGCGCGCGCGTCACTCTCAAGGCTCACTGATCCGGCAAACGCCCCAGGAGCCAAACTATGCCCGCCGATTACCATCACGGCGTCCGCGTCCTCGAAATCAACGAGGGCACGCGCCCCATTCGCACCGTCGCCACTGCCGTGGTGGGCATGGTCTGCACCGCCGAGGATGCCGACGCCGCCACCTTCCCGCTCAACAAGCCGGTACTGCTCACCGACGTGCTGACCGCCTCCGGCAAGGCCGGCGAAGCTGGCACCCTGGCGCGTAGCCTGGACGCCATCGCCGACCAGGCCAGCCCGGTCACCGTTGTGGTGCGTGTCGCCGAGGGCGAGACCGACGCCGAAACCACCTCGAACATCGTCGGCAGCGTCACCGCCGCTGGGCAGTACACCGGCCTCAAGGCCCTGATGGCAGCCGAGGCACAACTTGGCGTGCGCCCGCGCATCCTGGGCGTGCCCGGTCTGGACAATCTGGCAGTGACCACCGAGCTGGCAGCCATCGCCGAGAAGATGCGCGCCTTCGCTTACGGCAACTGCTGGGACTGCGAAACCGTTTCCGACGCCATCGCCTACCGCCAGGGCTTCGGTGCGCGCGAACTCATGCTGATCTGGCCGGACTTCATCAACTGGGACACCACGGCCAACGCCGACAAGCCGGCTGCCGCCGTTGCCCGCGCCCTGGGCCTGCGCGCCAAGCTCGACGAGCAGGTCGGCTGGCACAAGACCCTGTCGAACGTGCCCGTCAACGGCGTGTCGGGCCTGTCCAAGGACA
This region includes:
- a CDS encoding DUF4376 domain-containing protein → MFYSASAGGFYSQGIHGDAIPDDAIAISEELHARLLEGQQNGQRIAAGEDGMPMLVDRPGPDMKSIIADRRYLAETAGIVVNGMPLDTGRDSQALVTGAALAAVIDSAYSCQWKTAGGFIDLDAQQIIAIASAMRAHVQACFDREAELLDAVAAGTYSAEQLDQGWPA
- a CDS encoding DUF1353 domain-containing protein, producing the protein MSRFVTALQVELQGDRKTWKLLSEFVYEDTEHGRIVVARGFETDFASVPRIPVVFDLVGAYGHAAATLHDWLYSSGLVPRKSADRIFREALRATGIARWRAWLMWAGVRFGGSSHYRHPDSF
- a CDS encoding phage tail sheath protein; this translates as MPADYHHGVRVLEINEGTRPIRTVATAVVGMVCTAEDADAATFPLNKPVLLTDVLTASGKAGEAGTLARSLDAIADQASPVTVVVRVAEGETDAETTSNIVGSVTAAGQYTGLKALMAAEAQLGVRPRILGVPGLDNLAVTTELAAIAEKMRAFAYGNCWDCETVSDAIAYRQGFGARELMLIWPDFINWDTTANADKPAAAVARALGLRAKLDEQVGWHKTLSNVPVNGVSGLSKDIFWDLQNPATDAGLLNADDVTTLIRRDGFRFWGSRTCSADPLFAFENYTRTAQVLADTMAEGHFWAVDKPMHNSLVRDIVEGINAKLRELVRNGYLIGGECWFDPAANDATTLKAGKLYLDYDYTPVPPLENLMLRQRITDRYLVDFAAGISG